A portion of the Enterobacter sp. SA187 genome contains these proteins:
- the ilvL gene encoding ilv operon leader peptide has product MTALLRVISLVVISVVVIIIPPCGAALGRGKA; this is encoded by the coding sequence ATGACAGCCCTTCTACGAGTGATTAGCCTGGTCGTGATTAGCGTGGTGGTGATTATTATCCCACCGTGCGGGGCTGCACTTGGACGAGGAAAGGCTTAG
- the ilvG gene encoding acetolactate synthase 2 catalytic subunit has product MNGAQWVVHALRAQGVETVFGYPGGAIMPVYDALYDGGVEHLLCRHEQGAAMAAIGYARATGKTGVCIATSGPGATNLITGLADALLDSVPVVAITGQVAAPFIGTDAFQEVDVIGLSLACTKHSFLVQSLDELPRVMAEAFQVASSGRPGPVLIDIPKDIQLASGHLEPHFSTVEAEETFPQDDVEQARQMLAQAKKPMLYVGGGVGMAQAVPALRDFATATQIPVACTLKGLGAVEADYPWYLGMLGMHGTKAANLAVQECDLLIAVGARFDDRVTGKLNTFAPHASVIHMDIDPAEMNKLRQAHVALQGDLTALLNALQQPLNITEWREYTADLRREHAWRYDHPGEAIYAPLLLKQLSDRKPKESVVTTDVGQHQMWSAQHMTYSRPENFITSSGLGTMGFGLPAAVGAQIARPDDTVICISGDGSFMMNVQELGTVKRKQLPLKIVLLDNQRLGMVRQWQQLFFQERYSETTLTDNPDFLMLARAFGIPGQHITRKDQVEAAIDTLLASEGPYLLHVSIDELENVWPLVPPGASNSQMLEKLS; this is encoded by the coding sequence ATGAATGGAGCACAGTGGGTAGTACATGCTTTGCGGGCACAAGGAGTTGAAACCGTCTTCGGTTATCCGGGTGGCGCAATTATGCCGGTTTACGATGCATTGTATGACGGCGGCGTGGAACACCTGTTGTGCCGTCACGAGCAGGGCGCGGCGATGGCGGCCATCGGTTACGCGCGCGCCACCGGTAAAACCGGCGTCTGTATCGCCACCTCCGGCCCTGGCGCGACTAATCTGATCACCGGCCTCGCCGATGCCTTACTCGATTCCGTTCCCGTTGTCGCCATCACCGGCCAGGTTGCTGCCCCGTTTATTGGTACCGATGCGTTTCAGGAAGTGGATGTGATTGGCTTATCGCTGGCCTGCACCAAACACAGCTTTCTGGTGCAGTCGCTGGATGAGCTGCCGCGCGTAATGGCAGAAGCTTTCCAGGTTGCCAGCTCGGGTCGCCCCGGCCCGGTATTGATCGACATCCCCAAAGACATCCAGCTGGCCTCCGGTCATCTTGAGCCGCATTTCTCTACCGTTGAAGCAGAAGAAACCTTCCCGCAGGACGACGTGGAGCAGGCGCGGCAGATGCTGGCGCAGGCAAAAAAACCAATGCTCTACGTCGGCGGTGGCGTGGGTATGGCGCAGGCGGTTCCCGCGCTGCGTGACTTTGCTACGGCTACTCAAATTCCGGTTGCCTGCACGCTGAAAGGCCTGGGCGCGGTTGAGGCGGATTATCCGTGGTATCTCGGCATGCTGGGAATGCACGGCACCAAAGCGGCGAACCTGGCGGTGCAGGAGTGCGATCTGCTGATCGCCGTGGGCGCGCGCTTTGATGATCGCGTGACCGGCAAGCTGAACACCTTTGCCCCACACGCCAGCGTCATTCATATGGACATCGATCCGGCGGAAATGAACAAGCTGCGTCAGGCGCATGTTGCCCTGCAGGGGGATTTAACCGCCTTGCTGAACGCCTTACAGCAGCCCCTGAATATCACCGAATGGCGTGAGTACACCGCTGATCTGCGCCGCGAACACGCCTGGCGTTACGACCATCCTGGCGAGGCGATTTACGCGCCGCTGCTGTTAAAGCAGTTGTCCGATCGTAAGCCAAAAGAGAGCGTGGTGACCACGGATGTAGGCCAGCACCAGATGTGGTCTGCGCAACATATGACCTACAGCCGCCCGGAGAACTTTATTACCTCCAGCGGGCTGGGAACCATGGGCTTTGGCCTGCCGGCGGCGGTCGGGGCGCAAATCGCCCGTCCGGATGATACGGTGATCTGTATCTCCGGTGACGGCTCCTTCATGATGAATGTTCAGGAGCTGGGCACCGTAAAACGCAAACAGTTGCCGCTGAAGATTGTCTTACTCGATAACCAGCGCTTAGGCATGGTTCGCCAGTGGCAGCAGCTGTTTTTCCAGGAGCGTTACAGCGAAACCACTCTGACCGATAACCCCGATTTCCTCATGCTGGCCCGCGCCTTTGGCATCCCCGGCCAGCACATCACCCGTAAAGACCAGGTTGAAGCGGCGATCGACACCCTGCTCGCAAGCGAAGGGCCTTATCTGCTTCATGTCTCAATCGACGAACTGGAAAACGTCTGGCCTCTGGTGCCGCCCGGCGCCAGTAACTCACAAATGCTGGAGAAATTATCATGA
- the ilvM gene encoding acetolactate synthase 2 small subunit — protein sequence MMQHQLAVQARFNPETLERVLRVVRHRGFQICAMNMETAADPQNINIELTVASPRSVELLFSQLSKLVDVARVELQQRTTTSQQISA from the coding sequence ATGATGCAACATCAACTTGCCGTGCAGGCCCGCTTTAATCCGGAAACATTAGAGCGCGTTTTACGCGTAGTGCGTCATCGTGGCTTCCAGATTTGTGCGATGAACATGGAAACCGCCGCCGATCCGCAGAACATAAATATTGAATTGACCGTTGCCAGCCCGAGGTCTGTCGAATTACTGTTTAGCCAGCTAAGCAAACTGGTGGACGTAGCTCGCGTCGAGCTCCAGCAACGTACAACGACATCACAACAAATAAGCGCCTGA
- a CDS encoding branched-chain amino acid transaminase has translation MTTKKADYIWSNGEMIRWEDAKVHVMSHALHYGTSVFEGIRCYDSHKGPVVFRHREHMQRLRDSAKIYRFPVSQSVDELMEACRAVIRKNNLTSAYIRPLVFVGDVGMGVNPPEGYSTDVIIAAFPWGAYLGAEALEQGIDAMVSSWNRVAPNTIPTAAKAGGNYLSSLLVGSEARRHGYQEGIALDVNGYISEGAGENLFEVKDGILFTPPFTSSALPGITRDAIIKLALDLGIEVREQVLSRESLYLADEVFMSGTAAEITPVRSVDKIQVGEGRRGPVTTRIQQAFFGLFTGETEDKWGWLDQVNS, from the coding sequence ATGACGACGAAAAAAGCTGATTACATTTGGTCCAATGGCGAGATGATTCGTTGGGAGGACGCGAAGGTTCACGTCATGTCCCACGCGTTGCACTACGGTACTTCCGTCTTCGAAGGCATCCGTTGCTACGACTCGCACAAAGGGCCAGTGGTGTTCCGCCATCGTGAACACATGCAGCGTCTGCGTGATTCAGCCAAAATTTATCGTTTCCCGGTCTCTCAAAGCGTTGATGAACTGATGGAAGCCTGCCGCGCGGTGATCCGCAAAAACAACCTGACCAGCGCCTATATCCGTCCGCTGGTCTTTGTTGGCGATGTCGGCATGGGCGTTAACCCGCCGGAAGGGTACAGCACCGATGTGATCATCGCGGCCTTCCCGTGGGGCGCATACCTTGGCGCAGAAGCGCTGGAGCAGGGCATTGACGCGATGGTCTCTTCCTGGAACCGCGTAGCGCCGAACACCATCCCGACTGCGGCAAAAGCTGGTGGTAACTATCTTTCTTCCCTGCTGGTGGGCAGCGAAGCCCGTCGTCACGGTTATCAGGAAGGGATCGCGCTGGATGTGAACGGCTATATCTCCGAAGGCGCTGGCGAAAACCTGTTTGAAGTGAAGGATGGCATTCTGTTTACCCCGCCATTCACCTCTTCCGCGCTGCCGGGCATTACCCGCGATGCGATCATCAAACTGGCGCTGGATCTGGGTATCGAAGTGCGCGAGCAGGTGCTGTCCCGCGAATCCCTCTACCTGGCTGACGAAGTGTTTATGTCCGGCACCGCCGCCGAGATCACGCCAGTACGCAGCGTCGACAAAATCCAGGTGGGCGAAGGCCGTCGCGGTCCGGTCACCACCCGTATTCAGCAAGCATTCTTTGGCCTCTTTACCGGTGAAACCGAAGATAAATGGGGCTGGCTGGATCAAGTTAATTCATAA
- the ilvD gene encoding dihydroxy-acid dehydratase yields the protein MPKYRSATTTHGRNMAGARALWRATGMTDDDFGKPIIAVVNSFTQFVPGHVHLRDLGKLVAEQIEASGGVAKEFNTIAVDDGIAMGHGGMLYSLPSRELIADSVEYMVNAHCADAMVCISNCDKITPGMLMAALRLNIPVIFVSGGPMEAGKTKLSNQIIKLDLVDAMIQGADPKVSDEQSEQVERSACPTCGSCSGMFTANSMNCLTEALGLSQPGNGSLLATHADREQLFLNAGKRIVELTKRYYEQDDETALPRNIASKAAFENAMTLDIAMGGSTNTVLHLLAAAQEAEIDFTMTDIDKLSRHVPQLCKVAPSTQKYHMEDVHRAGGVIGILGELDRAGLMQRDVKNVLGLTLAQTIEQYDVMVTQDDSVKEMFRAGPAGIRTTKAFSQNCRWDTLDNDRANGCIRSIEHAYSLEGGLAVLYGNFAENGCIVKTAGVDDSNLTFTGPAKVYESQDDAVEAILGGKVVAGDVVVIRYEGPKGGPGMQEMLYPTSFLKSMGLGKACALLTDGRFSGGTSGLSIGHVSPEAASGGNIALIEDGDIIAIDIPNRGIQLQVSDQELAARREAQEARGAAAWTPKARERQVSFALRAYASLATSADKGAVRDKSKLGG from the coding sequence ATGCCTAAGTACCGTTCCGCCACCACCACCCATGGCCGTAATATGGCCGGCGCCCGCGCATTATGGCGCGCGACCGGCATGACCGACGACGATTTCGGCAAGCCGATTATTGCCGTGGTCAACTCGTTTACGCAGTTCGTGCCGGGCCACGTTCATCTGCGCGACCTGGGTAAACTGGTCGCAGAGCAGATTGAGGCCTCAGGCGGCGTCGCCAAAGAGTTCAATACCATCGCGGTAGATGATGGTATCGCCATGGGGCACGGGGGCATGCTTTATTCACTGCCATCACGTGAACTGATCGCCGACTCCGTGGAATATATGGTCAACGCCCACTGCGCCGACGCCATGGTCTGTATTTCCAACTGCGACAAAATCACCCCCGGCATGCTGATGGCGGCATTACGTCTGAACATTCCGGTGATTTTTGTTTCCGGCGGCCCGATGGAAGCCGGTAAAACCAAACTCTCCAATCAGATCATCAAACTGGATCTGGTGGATGCCATGATCCAGGGCGCAGACCCGAAAGTTTCCGACGAGCAGAGCGAGCAGGTCGAGCGCTCCGCCTGTCCGACCTGCGGCTCCTGTTCCGGCATGTTTACCGCCAACTCCATGAACTGCCTGACCGAAGCGCTCGGTCTGTCGCAGCCGGGTAACGGTTCCCTGCTGGCGACCCATGCCGATCGCGAACAGCTGTTCCTCAACGCCGGTAAACGCATTGTTGAACTGACCAAACGCTATTATGAGCAGGACGATGAAACCGCGCTGCCGCGCAATATCGCCAGCAAAGCCGCGTTCGAAAACGCCATGACGCTGGATATCGCTATGGGCGGCTCTACCAATACCGTTCTGCACCTGCTGGCGGCGGCGCAGGAAGCGGAAATTGACTTCACCATGACCGACATCGACAAACTGTCGCGTCATGTTCCGCAGCTGTGCAAGGTTGCCCCCAGCACGCAGAAATATCATATGGAAGACGTCCACCGTGCAGGCGGGGTGATCGGTATTCTGGGCGAGCTGGATCGCGCCGGGCTGATGCAGCGCGACGTGAAAAACGTCCTCGGTCTGACGCTGGCGCAAACCATTGAGCAGTACGACGTGATGGTCACCCAGGACGACTCGGTGAAAGAGATGTTCCGCGCCGGTCCGGCAGGCATCCGCACCACCAAAGCCTTCTCGCAGAATTGCCGCTGGGATACGCTGGATAACGATCGCGCCAACGGCTGCATTCGTTCTATTGAACACGCCTACAGCCTGGAAGGTGGCCTGGCGGTGCTGTACGGCAACTTCGCGGAAAACGGCTGTATCGTGAAAACCGCAGGGGTGGACGACAGCAACCTGACCTTTACCGGCCCGGCCAAAGTCTACGAAAGCCAGGACGATGCGGTAGAAGCTATTCTTGGCGGTAAAGTGGTGGCGGGTGATGTGGTCGTGATCCGCTACGAAGGGCCGAAAGGCGGGCCGGGTATGCAGGAAATGCTCTATCCGACCAGCTTCCTGAAATCCATGGGTCTGGGCAAAGCCTGCGCGCTGCTCACCGATGGCCGTTTCTCCGGCGGCACCTCCGGTCTTTCCATCGGCCACGTCTCCCCGGAAGCGGCCAGCGGCGGCAATATTGCGCTGATCGAAGATGGCGACATCATCGCCATTGATATTCCGAACCGTGGGATCCAGTTGCAGGTGAGCGATCAGGAACTGGCGGCCCGTCGTGAAGCACAGGAAGCGCGCGGTGCTGCTGCCTGGACGCCAAAAGCCCGTGAGCGTCAGGTTTCTTTCGCGCTGCGTGCCTACGCCAGCCTCGCGACCAGTGCAGATAAAGGCGCAGTGCGCGATAAATCGAAACTGGGAGGCTGA
- the ilvA gene encoding threonine ammonia-lyase, biosynthetic, with translation MAEAQPLSAAPDGAEYLRAVLRAPVYEAAQVTPLQKMEKLSSRLDNVILVKREDRQPVHSFKLRGAYAMMAGLTEAQKAQGVITASAGNHAQGVAFSSSRLGVKALIVMPVATADIKVDAVRAFGGEVLLHGANFDEAKARAIELSQQQGFTWVPPFDHPMVIAGQGTLALELLQQDAHIDRVFVPVGGGGLAAGVAVLIKQLMPQIKVIAVEAEDSACLKAALDAGHPVDLPRVGLFAEGVAVKRIGDETFRLCQEYLDDIITVDSDAICAAMKDLFEDVRAVAEPSGALALAGMKKYIAQHHIRGERLAHVLSGANVNFHGLRYVSERCELGEQREALLAVTIPETKGSFLKFCQLLGGRAVTEFNYRFADAKDACIFVGVRLSRGLEERKEILALLNDGGYSVVDLSDDEMAKLHVRYMVGGRPSKPLKERLYSFEFPESPGALLKFLHTLGTYWNISLFHYRSHGTDYGRVLAAFELGEHEPDFETRLNELGYECHDETHNPAFRFFLAG, from the coding sequence ATGGCCGAAGCCCAACCGCTGTCTGCCGCCCCTGACGGGGCGGAGTATCTCCGGGCGGTGCTGCGCGCACCTGTCTATGAAGCGGCGCAGGTCACGCCGCTGCAAAAAATGGAAAAGCTCTCTTCGCGGCTGGATAACGTCATTCTGGTGAAGCGCGAAGATCGCCAGCCGGTGCACAGCTTCAAGCTGCGCGGCGCATACGCCATGATGGCCGGGCTGACGGAAGCGCAAAAAGCGCAGGGGGTGATCACGGCCTCTGCAGGAAATCACGCTCAGGGCGTGGCCTTTTCGTCTTCGCGTCTCGGTGTGAAAGCGCTGATCGTGATGCCCGTCGCCACCGCCGACATCAAAGTCGACGCGGTACGGGCGTTCGGCGGCGAAGTGTTGCTGCACGGCGCGAATTTTGACGAGGCGAAAGCCCGGGCTATCGAACTGTCACAGCAGCAGGGTTTTACCTGGGTGCCGCCGTTTGATCACCCGATGGTCATCGCCGGTCAGGGCACGCTGGCGCTGGAGCTGCTACAGCAGGACGCGCATATCGACCGCGTCTTTGTGCCGGTCGGCGGCGGCGGGCTGGCGGCGGGTGTGGCGGTGCTGATCAAACAACTGATGCCGCAAATCAAAGTGATTGCCGTTGAAGCGGAAGATTCCGCGTGCCTGAAAGCCGCGCTGGACGCCGGGCATCCGGTTGATTTACCGCGCGTCGGGTTGTTCGCCGAAGGCGTGGCCGTCAAACGTATCGGCGATGAAACCTTCCGCCTGTGTCAGGAATATCTGGATGACATCATCACCGTCGACAGCGATGCCATTTGCGCGGCGATGAAAGATCTGTTCGAAGATGTACGTGCGGTGGCAGAGCCGTCCGGCGCGCTGGCGCTGGCGGGGATGAAAAAATACATCGCGCAGCACCATATTCGCGGTGAACGTCTGGCGCATGTGCTGTCCGGCGCGAACGTCAATTTCCACGGTTTGCGTTACGTTTCCGAACGTTGCGAGCTGGGGGAACAGCGTGAAGCCCTGCTGGCGGTGACCATCCCGGAAACCAAGGGCAGCTTCCTGAAATTCTGCCAGCTGCTGGGCGGACGTGCGGTAACGGAGTTCAACTACCGGTTTGCCGATGCCAAAGATGCCTGTATTTTTGTCGGCGTGCGCTTAAGCCGTGGGCTGGAGGAGCGCAAAGAAATTCTCGCGCTGCTGAATGACGGCGGTTACAGCGTGGTGGATCTGTCTGACGATGAGATGGCGAAACTGCACGTGCGCTATATGGTCGGCGGTCGCCCGTCGAAACCGCTTAAGGAACGGCTTTACAGCTTTGAGTTCCCGGAATCCCCCGGCGCGCTGCTGAAATTCCTGCACACGCTGGGGACGTACTGGAACATCTCGCTGTTCCACTACCGCAGCCACGGCACCGACTATGGCCGCGTGCTGGCGGCCTTTGAGCTGGGCGAGCATGAACCCGATTTCGAAACGCGCCTGAACGAACTGGGTTACGAGTGTCACGACGAAACCCACAACCCGGCGTTTCGGTTTTTCCTCGCGGGCTAA
- the ilvY gene encoding HTH-type transcriptional activator IlvY, whose amino-acid sequence MDLRDLKIFLHLAESRHFGRSARAMHVSPSTLSRQIQRLEEDLGQPLFVRDNRTVTLTEAGEELRTFAQHTLLQYQQLRHTIDQQGPSLSGELKLFCSVTAAYSHLPPILDRFRAEHPSVEIKLTTGDAADAMDKVVTGEADLAIAGKPETLPGAVAFSMLENLAVVLIAPALPCPVRNQVSVAEPDWSTVPFIMPDQGPVRRRIELWFRRQKISNPSIYATVGGHEAMVSMVALGCGVALIPEVVLENSPEPVRNRVMILERSDERTPFELGVCAQKKRLHEPLVNAFWSILPGA is encoded by the coding sequence ATGGATTTACGCGATCTGAAAATCTTCCTGCATCTGGCGGAAAGCCGTCATTTTGGCCGCAGCGCGCGCGCCATGCACGTCAGTCCTTCCACCCTTTCCCGGCAGATCCAGCGTCTGGAGGAAGACCTGGGGCAGCCGCTGTTTGTGCGCGATAACCGCACCGTGACGCTGACCGAAGCGGGGGAAGAGCTGCGTACCTTCGCGCAGCATACGCTGTTGCAGTATCAGCAGTTGCGCCACACCATCGATCAGCAGGGGCCATCGCTGTCCGGCGAGCTTAAGCTGTTTTGTTCGGTAACGGCGGCCTACAGCCATCTGCCGCCGATCCTCGACCGTTTTCGCGCCGAACACCCGTCCGTGGAAATCAAGCTGACCACCGGCGATGCCGCCGACGCGATGGACAAAGTGGTCACCGGCGAGGCGGATCTGGCGATTGCGGGCAAACCGGAAACGCTGCCCGGCGCGGTGGCCTTTTCAATGCTGGAAAATCTGGCGGTGGTGCTGATCGCCCCGGCGCTGCCCTGCCCGGTGCGCAATCAGGTGTCCGTTGCCGAGCCGGACTGGTCGACGGTGCCTTTTATCATGCCCGATCAGGGACCGGTGCGTCGTCGTATTGAACTGTGGTTCCGTCGGCAAAAAATCAGTAATCCGTCGATTTACGCCACGGTGGGCGGGCATGAGGCGATGGTATCGATGGTGGCGCTGGGCTGCGGCGTGGCGCTGATCCCGGAGGTGGTGCTGGAAAACAGCCCGGAGCCGGTGCGTAACCGCGTGATGATCCTGGAGCGCAGCGATGAGAGAACGCCGTTCGAGCTGGGCGTGTGCGCACAAAAAAAGCGGCTGCATGAGCCGCTGGTGAATGCGTTCTGGTCTATTTTGCCGGGCGCATAG